ttcatcatctcatccggGTTGCATAAATTgtttggatgatatcataCCAAAGTATAATCAGAAATATggatgatagctgatactCGGGTATCATTTAGCCCTACCGATCCTCTCTTACTGCGCTGCAAGTATCATGATGACAGTAgtcaacaaggtgagtctcaGACGTCTCATGAAACGCACTTCTTCCTTGATGTGTAAAGGAAATCTCATTTCGAATCTCACATACTGAACTTATTGTATGATCACCCCCACAGTACGTCGTATCGGGTAGACACTTCACTATGACCTTCTTGTTACTCGCTATTCAGTCGGCGGTTTGTGTGTTGGCCGTATGGTCGGTAAAGAGATTTGGAATAATCACTTGTAAGTCATCATACTATTTAGTAACGGACACAATACCACCGTACTACGGATATGGGAGTGCAGCATGAACATGTCATCAGTCACAAGATAATATCGCTGATATGCTCCACTCCCCAGTCCGAGACTTCGATATGAAAGATGCTAAAGCTTGGTGGCCTATCTCTACGTTACTCGTTGCGGTCATTTATACCGGATCGAAGTCTTTGGTGAGCCCATCTACTCTCGACGACAGTCGTCCTGGAGCATTGTAGCTGATAAGCATCGGGTGAAATTTAGCAATTCCTGTCCATTCCCGTTTACACGTGAGCTAATTATTCCCACCAAAGTTACACGCAGAGCTGACTGCTTTGGATTAAAAGTATCTTTAAAAATCTCACTATTATCCTCATCGTGAGTAATGAGGTTTTATGCCTTGATGAAGCGTAGATGCTGACCTGGTTCATCTCTTAGGCCTACGGAGAGGTATTCATGTTCAATGGTGTGGTCACTGGACTCACGCTCTGCTCTTTCGCTTTGATGGTATGTTGGCTCCTATCACGGAGTGTACGTCTCGGTTAAGCTGAATTGTATTCCTTAAAATTCTCTAGGTCGGCTCCTCCATCATCGCCGCTTGGGCGGACATCACATCCTTCCTCAACTCTCCACCTGAACTCGACCCTACTACCGGTCTCGAAATTGCCACTGGACCCATTTCGACTATCGGTGGAATAAATGCTGGATACGTTTGGATGGCCGCTAATTGTTTGGCATCAGCTGCttatgtgagtgaaagtGACTGGGAAGAACGCTTCACTCggatcatctttcaacattGACAAATCCGTCATCTGCAACATGAGTTCGTCCATATCCTACCTATACTGACATCGTGCTTTTTACCACTTCACGTAGGTCCTCTTCATGAGAAAACGAATCAAGATCACTGGATTCAAAGATTGGGATTCGATGTTCTACAACAACTTCCTTTCTATTCCTGTCCTTATGGTTTTCTCGCTCGTAATTGAAGATTGGGGAAGTGAATCGCTTTCTCTCAATTTCCCAGAATCCAATAGATTCATACTCTTATCGGCCATAGCATTCTCGGGTGCCGCAGCTGTATTCATCAGTTATTCCACTGCTTGGTGTGTCAGAGTATGTGGATCGACCACGTATTCTATGGTTGGAGCACTCAACAAACTCCCCGTCGCGGCCAGTGGGATGTTGTTCTTTGGTGATCCCGCGAGTTTCGGGAACGTCTCTGCGATCGGAGTTGGTGGATTGGCGGGGATAGTGTATGCTGTAGCGAAGACGAATCAGGCAAAGGTCGATCAGGCGAACAAACTTAGAGCGGCTGGTGGGAGGGCTTAGTGTGGGCAAGGTAGATGTGAGTATCAGACTAAGAAGGGCTGTCGGATGTCGGGACGGAGGGAGTAGATGATGGACGGAAGGTCGATGACATAtacaccaccacctaaaATATATATCCATTTCTCATATAGTCGAAATAGAAAGTATCCTTATACCTGAACTTATAGCATATAGCGGTCAAGCAGACATGAACATATATGGCCCATGTACACAGACAGGGTGCACGTGGCATTACGTCATTGATGTTATTGTTGACAACATGACATGCTTTGATGAGGTCGTGACGGGTTCGAGGTCCGAATGAGgaatatacatatatatataaacaagTGACATACCGCCACCCACTTAtcttattcctctttctttcattcctGCGTTCTCCATCAAACTACTCACAATCTAATAAGTACACCTGAGTGAACATCATGTCCAATCTCATCGAAGGGTTATTCCATACCATCCAAGTGAGTTTATTCgtccacctccttcatcgtccaAAGGTCTAGCTGGACCACTATAATGTCGAGCAAATATACCATTCTCTCATATGTGTCCCtcactctctcttccacACTCGGGGTAAACAACAAATACTAACCCAACACTCCATTCCCGATGAACAGGGTATCTTCCAAAGTATCTTGGCTGTCATTcaatcattcttcaacatcatcttctctctagTCCATGGTGTCACTTCGTTAATTTGGAATACCCTGGAGAATGTAGCTGAATTCATTGGAGCTTCAGTCCATTTCGTCATTTGTAAGTATCCTCATTTTTCTTCTTTGCCGTTGACTTGTACTCGTTATTGAGAGGATTACACCGACGACGTCTTGCTCTGGTCAATCAATTATAGCAAACATTGTGATCCTCGGTTTGATCGCTGTTGGATTAGTCATTTATAATGATAGGAATAAGAGGGGTACGTTGGGTAACgatctcaagaagaaggcCCAATGAGTGGAAGAGTGGAAGATCAAACAGTAATGCTGGAGGATAGGGAAAGAACAAATCAAAGTGAGATAGGCATTGATACGGGAAAGAAGGTACAACGGAAAGAAGGTTTATTAGGAAATATAATGTATATATAGGCAATCTGATAAGTAAATAGCTAAATCGACGAAGAGATGcatcattcatattcatattgATGTTCATCATATTTATATTCATATTCGTGAACATGAACATGTACATGAGGAATGAGAGATATGATCAGGTACTCACTCTTACGTCAGTCGACGTTGAAATcagattatcagcttgatgaagGATCATCGTATACATCCTTATCGGACATGACTTCAGAGTCAGTTTCAGTCATGAGTATTGACCAGACTGTGGTTCGTTATAGAAGCAGATAATCGAGTTGCACGAAGCAAAGCAGAGAACTGTTGATATTATCTGTCCCCTGCTGACCAGGTGTATTAAAATACTGCTGAGGTATCGGACAGAGCGTAGATTCCATACGCACACAAGAACAACACCGAATTGGATCGATGTTATCATCGAGGTGGTCTTGTCAATCGATCAAACGTGATAGGTAAAATGCATATAACATATAAATCCTATACGTTGAATCCAGGTACCCCTTTTTATCAAGCTTTTTTGATCATCCCCTCTGCGTTACATCGAACATCATCCTATCCAAATGAACTCAATCCGATCAATCTAATGTATCAAATTGTGGATGGGAATATGGAATGGAAGTAATGTTGGAATCGCTTAGGAAGGGGGAGCACCAGCACCTCGACCGACACCGCCGAATCGCTATTGAAGTAAGACgagatatcagtatatggTATATGATGGGCATGACAAACGTTGGATAGAGGAGACGAGGCGATATACGATGATTCCTCAGATATAATTCGAATATACACTCACAGGTCTGTAATCACCTGAAgcaccttctttctcaccatcatctcttcttctgtatTCTCTGTCACCTCTTGGAGCTCTGTAGGCACCACCTTCTCTGTTTCCACCGTATCCGGAAGGTCGACCTTGAGGTCTAGCGGGTTTCATGTGAGTTTGAGGGACGATCTCAGAAGGGAGGTTAAGGAATTCTCGGAGGTAAGCCAAACCCTCTTCGGTGAGGGTGTAGTAGTACCATTGCCAGGAGAATTGAGTCTTGACGTATCCCTTGGAGGTGAGGGATTGCATGGCCTTGATAACCTCGAGGTTTCGGACAGAGGGGATATCAGGGTGAGCGGGTCGGTTGAAATCCTTAGGAGCGACTAAAACACCTTCCTTGAAGAGGGTTTCGTAGATCTAACAAAATTGAACCAAAAAAAATCAGTCATCCATCCAAATGACCTGGACTACAATCATTCCACTCCCTACTCGTAATTTTTTAGAAATGATAATACCCACAACTCGTCTGTTTTGCTTGGAGATCAACATGTTGACAATCTAAATTTCCTTTTTTATTTCTAAACGAAGaaaaagtgaagaaagaggttttaGTGCTTGGTGCTTGCTTGTAAAAAGGCCGCTGACTATATGATAGCAAGCAAGGTCAGTATGCGGTGTGATTACGATGataggtatgggtatggCTTACCTTTGGCGTGTACGATggggagaagaaagacaagtaagactgatgatagatgaattTTGGCTGTGGATGGTGCGGTGGTTGTTGCTGCATGCATACGAGACAGACTACCAGAGATTTTGATAAATTCATGGTTGTGACGAAACTCCGTCGGCAATATCGTAATGTGGCGATAATTGGTTCTACTGCTTATGGATTTATTTGGTTCCGCTTTCGAGACAGAGCGATTCTAATGCCTTAGGATGCTGGCTTATGACAAATGAGACaattctccttcatcctcttctgccCCAGCGGAAATCCTTGCGACCTAAGGGTTTATTCGCATGACCAATCGCATCTTGAACATCGACCAAAGCAAGCTGACCGGTCTGTGCATTATGTGCACCCTGGAATGCACGTCCATCTCGGAGTTAGATAAGATAAAAAGTCCACTATAGATGGGTGTCTCTAATTCACCCCTgtcatctcctcatcttgtcCAATATGGATACTTCTCATTTCCATGGTCTGTGAGAATGTCAGAGAAATTTGCTCTCACAACAATCTGTTCATCAAATTGCCAGGCACCCCCAGGCTCTACGAAGAATTGTCTCGGCGCGTCCCCCTTCCTAGCAGGATCGTTCGAGATAGTTGCAGTGTTACCATGATCATATACCCATATTCACGTTTCTCATTAGACATATCGTATGTTGAGTTTGCTGAGACGCCAAGTACAATTCAAAGAGAAATCGGAGATTCAGCCGTACTATCTCCTGTACCCATGTTAACATCGGATCAACCTGAGTTTATGCTTTATTCTATTTGAATTTCCCTGTACCTCGTGGGATTTTTAATAAGAACTGAGAATGTTATTTATGGGTTGAATCTCACATTTCACCCAAAAGGCAGTATTACCTCAACGATTCTCATCACTCAATACATGCTCGTCTCTTTTGTGCAATTGGTTGATTATCTGTCGATACATTCCTTGTCGAGGACGATCGTTCTGTGTTTCGTCTCGGATTAAGAAGTAGAGAGATTgtaaaatcaaaatcaacaaaatcAAAGACGCGTCTTCGATTCATCTCATGGCAATCTCGCAGTAAAAATCAAtgatcttcacttgatcTTCAGACTACGACACGACTACTGCGGGAACTATCACTTCCACCCACCGACCGGACTCGACTGTCGCCTTATCAAGGTATATCTCATCAACCGAGATGGCCCCTTCTTACCCTTTCTCTCGcaatcatccatcctcctctttttcctcatcctcatcaggACAAAATGGCAATGCTACCCCCACTCAACGCAATATCAACCAACAAGCAAGTAGAGTCATATCTGCCACCGGTATACAGAACTCACCAGCAGCTCATGCACACAATCAACTCAACGTAGATTCACCATCAAACTTACGATCTCGTGTGGTCTCACCTAGGTATTCCAATACAATTACTCAGGCTAATGTCGATACCTTCCGATCTGAGAATGACAATTACCCGTCTCCTACGGATAGTCTCAAAAGGGGTAAATCAAAGAACAAGGGAGGATGGATAGAATTAAGTGGTAATGGgacaccttcacctactaAACCTAAGAAGATTGATGGTTTGCCCGTACCGAAATACGATTCGAGGGGATATCCAACCAAAGATAGGGATTGGAACGATGAAACTTACTATGAcggtgggaaaggtaaaggcaaagggaCAGGACTGGGATTGAGATCATCACAATCTAATGATAGTTTATCATCTGAAGTTTCATCAACGGGTGCAGGAGTCAATGAAGAAACTTCGAATTTCCTTAACACAGGACACAAACCTCAAACGTCCTACTATATGCCCCAgtactcttcatcttcttctgcgtcagcttcagcttcagcaggTGGATCTTCGACTGGTCCATCGCCTGTATCCCTCTATCCACCGAATTTAGATTATTCCCTTTCCTCCCCATCATATTTGCCTTATGACCAGCCAACCGGTGTAGTAACCAACTCCAACCCCTTACCGAGCTTGTACGGCGAGTCGAGAGTATCCCTCAATTCTCTAAACAGTGGGGAAAGCTTGACGCAATTTAGAAAGTATGATCATTTGAGTTACGCGGAAAATGGAGATAGGGGTTATGGATATAGTAATTTTAGTATATCTAGTAAGGGAGGTAAGAAGCATTTGGCggatatggtgagtttccTCCTTATCTCATTCGAAGACCCGATCCTTCAAAACTTGGCAAATTCATCGTTGTATACTTTGTGTGATCGTCTTTGATGAGATCATAACGGACTGACATCAATTTTGATTCTACTCGTAGTTCTCCTTACCCGCAGATCCATCGACATGGTCAAATTTAGGTCCAGAGccagatgatgatttccatGATCCCGATTATAGACCAGCTAAGAAAGTCAGTCGTGAATCTATACTTCTATCCACCAATGTAACGTGAGATGAACGCTGAAGGATATGATACACGTAGAGCCGCTTTCACGCTGCGATCTTTACTTGGAGAGGGGCTGCGAATTTAGGCTGTCTGTTTGCTATGTTATTGGTGTTGGTCATCCTCTTGTGAGTGGACCGTGTTTGTTCCGTTTATTGGGATGCGAGAATGATATCCTGATACGTGATGGTGGTCTAGTGCTGGCTATCCGATATTAGATAATTATCTGAGTAAACCCATCAATTCGCATGGGGCATACAATTTAGGAGggatcaagtgagtctgAAAATATTAACTGGGACCGGTTTCCTGTACTGATTGATATCCGTCTGCAGCTCTACCGGTCAGATACCCGATATAGGAGCATTCCAACTGATAGATAAAGATACACCCTCGTCGGCATATAGCTGGACAAGTTTGGAAACGGGCGAAGAATGGGAATTGGTCTTTTCTGATGAATTCAAtagggatggaaggaagttTTACGGCGGTGagtcatcatgatgatcttgttAAGTGTTCAAGCGACTGATCTCATTGTATGTTCTCTTACCAATTAGGCGATGACCCTTATTGGCAAGCTGTCGACCTGCATTATTGGCAAACCAATAATCTAGAATGGTATGATCCCAGAATGGTAACTACCAAGGACGGTAAATTGGAGATGACCTTGGATAAAGTAACGACGAACGGTATGAACTATACTGGTGGTAGTGAGTCTGGAACTTCAAactcttccttttcctaTCTTATTCCATTTACAGTGCTTTGAAACTAATTTCTGTATGTCACAGTGATATCGACATGGAACCAAATGTGTTTCACAGGAGGATACGTAGAAGTATCAGTATCTTTACCCGGAACAAGCAATGTGTACGGCTTGTGGCCTGCTATCTGGACGATGGGTAATTTGGGTCGAGCGGGTTATGGTGGATCATTAGATGGGATGTGGCCTTATAGTTATGATTCGTGTGATGTTGGAACTTTACCCAATCAGACGCTAAATGGTGAGCACGGTGATAGTTCTCGCTCCTATCCCTATCACATCAGTCAGCCCAGAATCGAGAGTATGGACTGAATGGAGATACTTTGTAGGTAAACCCGAATTGACAACTACGGATGGTGATCCCAATTACGATTACTCGCTATCTTATCTCCCAGGTCAGAGATTATCGAGCTGTACTTGCCCCGATGATACCACCCATCCAGGACCAAAATTGAGTAATGGCACTTTCAAAGGTAGAGCTGCACCTGAGATAGACTTGTTCGAAGCGACTGTGAGTGTGATTGCTCCCACACCCCATTGCCCATCATTGATCAGAACGCGACTGACGATATTGGGTGGTAATACATTGTTAGGTCAATTCCGAGttattggaaggtgaagtaTCTCAATCTGGTCAATGGGcacctttcaatcctcaTTACTATGTGCGTTTCTTCATATCTACCAGAGTGATTGGCTAGAAAATTGCTGTGCTAAGTCTGCACTGTTGTACTTGTCAGTTCCTCAATACCTCAACGAAAGATTACGAAATTTATGATGATACCGTCACGAAGATCAACGAATACATGGGAAGTGTATACCAACAAGCTACTTCTGGATTATCAGTCACcgatcaagtgagttggcTATTTCTTAAAATTGCTGGAACTTATGCTGATAGTTGAATCTCTCATATAGAATTGCTAGTATGTCTGTGTTTAGCTCGAAGGCTGCTTTAGAAGTATTCTAATGATGTAATTTGTATTTCTAGTGAGCAAAATACAGGTTGTTTCTCCACTTATGGGTTCGAGTATGCCCCAGGAGCGTGAGTTGCTTGTTCGATCATACTTTCCCACACCGAGAGGCACAAATTCACATCTGTCTGTCACTTTTAGAGATGGGTATATTACTTGGATCAACAATGCCAAGAAAGCATGGACCATACGTGGAGCAGGTAAATTATGCCTGTATCTTTTCATCCATACAGGCTCATCACTGACGATTGTCATTCATCTTTTAGCGATGGGTCCGAATGACGAAGCGATGGTCGGTCAACGGCTAGTATCGGAAGAACCGATGTATCTGATTATCAATCTTGGTATTTCAGAAAACTTTGGTGCTGTAGAGTAAGTCATTCACACGTTCTGGTATCGATACTAGACCCTGACTTTGATGTGATCCTTCTAGTTACGATGGTCTGGAGAAGCTTTGGCCTGTGAAGTGAGCTGGCTTCAGCTGTGTGATTGAGGTACGAACGGAACTGCTTGCTGATCATCAACTTTACCTGATAGGATGGAAGTCGATTATATCAGAGTATATCGTGAGTGAACAAATTCCAATCAATGATAAATGGGATTATTCCCTTAATTCGAGACTATTCCGATCTGACGCTTGATCTGGGCATTTATAGAGGACCCCAACAAGAGGAATATAGGGTGTGATCCGGCTGATATGCCTACTGCCAAATACATATCAATGTGAGTAAGAAGTGCAGCGCGTGAAGTTTCAGATATTGACGGTGGGTCGTCTATAGGTTCCCCGAGATCTACAATGACCCGAATATTGTGAGTGACTGCATATTAACGACATGACTATTGCAGGATGACTGATTTCTCACTTGTCTGATAGACTGTAATGGACCAAATACCGAACTTCACAAAACCGAAGAATAGACTGGTTGATACGTGCTAAGCACACACCAGTCTTACCAAACTTATCTCATCTCACAACTTGCATCTGcaatatcatctatcaacatcTCCTCATTTCACGATCATATAGACCACGTCATACTCGATAGAATAGTCGTTTCTCATTGTTGTCATCAAATGCATTATTTACATCGTCTTTCAGTACGGACCAAACCtgtttcctttccttttctctttcctcttatctTTTCCTTTATCTGTATTATTCCCACCACCTATAATCGGTCCATACCTTggacctttctcttcctcatcatctaaaCCCATACTATCATCACTCCTATCACTCTCTTCAGATTCAGTTTCAATCTCACTTTcctcatccatatcttcatcttcgtcctcaatTTCATCTCCCGATAGGTCAATCTCGTCATCGCCTACTACCAATTTATCAGGTAAGGAGTTGAGGTTCCAGCCAGATATCACCCCGTCCTCTGATCCGGTGTAGATCGCTTCATTAGATAGATCGTGGTATAATGCTCGGACCACATCTTTGTGCCCTCTACTTTTCGACGGACCAGATAAGAGATaagctgaaggtgaataATCTGTAGATGTAGAGTGATGTTGAAGGATTATATCGCCTCTGACAAAATGACATACGCAGATTAGCAAATATATCGACTTCATGAAGTTGGTATGGAATATGAATATACTTACTCGTTCGTACCGACAGCAGTGATCGCACCTCCATTCTTACCTACTCCGAGAGACGGTATAACGTCGATAAGGTAATCTGATTTCAACTGAATCTTggattccatctcttccgCTGCTGTTTGAGTGATCGTTGGACCTTGTTTGGGAGGTTTGAaagatttgaatttgaatgatgatgaggggtATTCGATATGGTTTTGAAGCTGTAACAAATAGTATACAATATCAGTCCAGTCCATTCATCAGTAAGAGAGAAGTGGAATGACTATAGGTGGATTGTTGGATTGACGATCACTTGCgtcttgactcacctccaattcatctcccGCCTCACCACCCAACCCCAAATCCCACGTAGCTATGCCATCCATATCTGACCTAGCCCAAAACTTCATTTTCCCCTTATGCAAATACCAATTCGAATCTGCTATACTCTGATTCCAATTCTCCGTACAGATgacagcttcatcttcgtccgaTTCTTTCAAATCACTTAGCGCTATTAACCCATCggttgatgaggataatAACAATCTTTGAGGTAATGGTCCATTCCCACTACTGGATGCAGATGATTGGAAAGTTGATGTTGGAGGTAAGATGGATAGATTGGTTATGTCATCTGAATGAGTTGAGGAATGTAAGTATATGGTTTGAGAGGGATTACGATTATCCCAATACATTATATGTGATTCGGATGATACGAGCTCTGTTCCTGCTATTACGAGGTGATCCCGCTCAGAGATGGTAAGAGCAGTCACTGGGATAGGTTTTCGTACGGCAGCTAtatacatgatgatatactttAGCTCATGGCCATATGATATACCATATAGTACTCGTGAAGTGACTTGATGTTGCTCACCCCTTATGACTGTCCCTGCTCTTCTACCCCTCTCATCCCACCTGACGATACTCCCATCTTTCGCACTCGACCAAATGGCCTCTTGATCTACGGCTATGGCAGTGACGTTCCCCTGATGCCCACCTGTGAGTCTTTCAACAGGTTGCAAAGTCTGGTTATCCACCAAGGTAAGGTCAGGTCCTGGATGACGGAGGATGAGATGTGGGTTGGTCGGTAAAGGTTTGATCGAGAGGATATATGGTTTTGAAGGAAGTGGGGAGGAGAGGGTAGCGTAGATTGCGGATGGAGGAGCTGGCATCTTGCGTCCTTAAATTCAGAGCTGTAGTTGATATAGATGAACGGTGAAGAAGACAAGAGGAGATTACTgaaaagttgaatgatgtcTTTGGAGATGAAAGTCGAGCTTGCAGATTCAGGAACGAATTCCCGAAATTTCAGAGATCAAACCATCCGAACATGTCCGTTTAATCTCGCCTACTCACTTCTTTTCTATCTTTCTTgatgtatacatacatgtaccAATCGCACCAAGATGTCGATAAGACAGCCCAAACCACTTCAGATACGTCTACCTTTCTCAGTACCGAAACCTAACAAATCGACCAAATCCGATAAAAAGATATGTGGAATGTAGGTGAGCTCAATCTCCTCcctgaagatcaagacgaGCTTATCAATTTTGGTTTTGATAGATGTcggaagaaagaaagtaaaTACGTTTGTCCGAGATGCAATATCCTGTATTGCTCTTTAGACTGCTTCAGGGATGAGGTAGGTCTAATACTCATGTCATCAGTAGCACCTCGAGGAGAGAATTGCTAATCACGAGCCTGGTTATTAGTCCCACTCCCAATGCTCCGAACCATTCTACAAATCCACTGTCCTCTCGACCATAGCCTCCGACCCCAAAGCCGgcttggaagagaagaaatctaTGGTAGAGATGTTGAGACGCTTCGAAGAGTCTCAGGCGGAAGGCGGAGAGGGGTCTGAAGATTTCTTaaaggaattggaagagctggaaaaggaggaagaggaatatgaCGAGTTGTTACAGAAGCTGGATGGAGTTGATCTAGGTGAGTGTGAATCTCATCACCACGAAATATCGAGGGATATAAAAAAGAGGTGAATGTGAGCTGGacaacaagctgatatccaATCTGCAATCTGACTGGACATAGATTCAATCGATTCAAATCAACTATTCCACCTCTtacctcaacaacatcgaGATGCCTTCCTGGCAGCCCTCAGAAATCCCGATTCGGAAGAGACGAAGGAACTGCTCGAGGAAGCTACCAaagacgaggacgaggatcGGGATGTGCCAGATGTATTACCTTGGTGGGAAGGAGAGCAGCTgcaagagaatgaagaagcagatgatgatgaggcagAGGAGAAGACTAGGATACGGGCTGCTCCTACACCTGGTCTGATACCTGATGAAATTATAGATGCCATCTCACCACCTGATGGTGTAGGGCAGA
The nucleotide sequence above comes from Kwoniella europaea PYCC6329 chromosome 1, complete sequence. Encoded proteins:
- a CDS encoding GDP-mannose transporter 1, with translation MSSSSSSSSGASLRQPQPLYHRPISNPSNTFPLTGSNLNLSPRTRSHGYGLSIPSPIPERSHEASPLPDYDDQEQGLKGHLVDLDNMSKPFVPTPNISRPGTPGGGAKDDANAMLLNNLGADREREGRDRREERRDDKLAGKEQALPILSYCAASIMMTVVNKYVVSGRHFTMTFLLLAIQSAVCVLAVWSVKRFGIITFRDFDMKDAKAWWPISTLLVAVIYTGSKSLQFLSIPVYTIFKNLTIILIAYGEVFMFNGVVTGLTLCSFALMVGSSIIAAWADITSFLNSPPELDPTTGLEIATGPISTIGGINAGYVWMAANCLASAAYVLFMRKRIKITGFKDWDSMFYNNFLSIPVLMVFSLVIEDWGSESLSLNFPESNRFILLSAIAFSGAAAVFISYSTAWCVRVCGSTTYSMVGALNKLPVAASGMLFFGDPASFGNVSAIGVGGLAGIVYAVAKTNQAKVDQANKLRAAGGRA